A section of the Ranitomeya imitator isolate aRanImi1 chromosome 7, aRanImi1.pri, whole genome shotgun sequence genome encodes:
- the CDIP1 gene encoding cell death-inducing p53-target protein 1, which yields MASDPPPPYPGGPTAPLLEDKHGSHSNEVDNRQPPGAYPPSVPFVPPDSGPPPYDANPGYIAPNPAYYPPPGPYGPMGYYPPSTCQYPQQFPSPGAHGTTVIVPPGASSASTTTTTVTVLQGEIFQGSPVQTVCPHCQQPITTKISHEIGLMNCLLCCFCCFVGCDLGCCLIPFMINDLKDVTHTCPNCKAYIYTYRRMG from the exons ATGGCGAGTGACCCTCCGCCTCCGTACCCCGGGGGTCCCACCGCTCCGCTGCTGGAGGACAAGCATGGATCCCACAGCAATGAAG TGGATAACAGACAACCTCCGGGGGCCTACCCTCCCAGCGTGCCGTTTGTCCCCCCGGATTCAGGACCCCCGCCGTATGATGCAAATCCAGGTTACATCGCCCCCAACCCTG CTTACTACCCGCCCCCTGGACCTTACGGTCCCATGGGTTACTACCCGCCCAGCACCTGCCAGTACCCTCAGCAGTTCCCGTCCCCTGGGGCACACGGCACCACCGTCATCGTACCCCCCGGCGCCAGCtctgcctccaccaccaccacgacgGTCACCGTCCTGCAGGGAGAAATATTTCAGGGGTCCCCGGTGCAGACGGTGTGCCCCCATTGCCAGCAGCCCATCACCACCAAGATCAGCCACGAGATCGGCCTGATGAACTGCCTGCTGTGCTGCTTCTGCTGCTTCGTAGG GTGTGACCTGGGCTGTTGTCTCATCCCCTTCATGATCAACGACCTTAAAGACGTGACCCACACCTGCCCCAACTGCAAGGCGTACATCTACACGTACAGGAGGATGGGCTAA